The genomic segment GCCTGTCAGCGCTGATTTTTTGGGCTTAATTGGAAAATCATAATCATTCCACTGCCCCAGTTTATTTTGGTCTTCCACCACCGCACCGCGCCCAAGCACCGTGCGAGATACGCCCGCCGAAAAATTTCCTGCAATACCGCCAAGGCTCAGCGTGGGGGTCATGACATTCAGCATGGGGGCCAGCACAGGGTCTTTTTGCAAGACCTCCAGCAGCCTAGGATAATCGGCGATACCGTAAGCGGCCGGATTCCCGTTGCCATATAAAAAATAATCTTTATGCTGAATTTGCAAATGGCCGCTGCTTTGCACAAAGCCGGTTTGCAGCCCTAAATTCAGATCCTGGCTGTAGCCGCCAAATAATAAGATAGTCACCGCCCCCACTAGCATCGCCAGTAAGGTCGCCAGAGAGCGGCGATAGTTGCGCAAAAGATTACGCATGGCTAAAGAGAAAATATTCATGCCAGCACCTCCTGTTTTCTGGCGGCCGACCGATCAAATTGCTCTATAGAGACCACCCGCCCGTCACGAATCATGATGGCATCATCGGCCTCGGCCAGTACCTGCGGATCATGGGAAGAGAACACAAAGCTCACCTGATGCTCCAGCTGCATACGGCGCATCAATTGCAAAATGGCCTTACCAGTCTGGCTGTCCAGATTGGCCGTTGGCTCATCGGCCAGCACCAATTGCGGCGCGGGAGCCAGTGCGCGGGCAATGGCCACCCGCTGCCTTTGCCCGCCGGACAATTGCCCTGGGCGATGCTGGGCTTTATCGGCCAGCCCTACCGCATCAAGCAAATCCATCACGCGGGCTTTACGTTTTGTGGCAGGCATATTCAGCATGCGCAGCGGGTATTCAATATTCTCAAAGGCGGACAATACAGGCAGCAAATTAAAATTCTGAAAAATAAACCCTAAATGCCGCGCTCTGAAATCGGCCAGCGCATCATCAGGAAGCTGCGCAATATATTGCCCCGCCACAATCACCTCGCCCTTATCGGCACGGTCAATGCAGCCGATTAAATTAAGCAAAGTGCTTTTACCGCTGCCTGACTGGCCAGCAATGACCGTAAAGCGGTTGGGATAAATGACCAGATTAACTTCTTGCAAAGCAGGCACATCGACCGAGCCCATACGATAGTGCTTGCTAACCTGTTTTAAGATAACGGGATACATTGAGCAGTCCTCATCAGAAGAATGCATCCAATATATGCGGCCTTAACGCAAGGTTTAAGACGATGAGATAAAGCGCAACTCAGGCAGATAAGACGTATAAAAGCGCGACGAAATGCAGAGCAGGATGCAAAAAATACCATTCGCCCAAAACAAACACGCCACGACAGGCCAGCAATAGATTTATCGCCTAAATTATTAAAAGGAGCGTAAGCCAGCACCCACAAACAAGTGCGAAGGGCGTATGAACTTTAAAACCACACTCAAATCGCTAATGAATGAAGTCGACGAGCTGGAATCATTCAGAAAGGCAGACCGGCGTGAAATCTTATCGATTTTTTCCATGCTCCAAAAACACGGAGATGCCCTTAATTTATTTCTGAACAACGGTGACGAGCTGATTCTTAGCCACCTTTTAGAAATCAATCAGGCGGAAAACACCTGCTGCTTGCTCAACCCTCAGGCTGATATTCCTGTTTGCGAAGCCATCGCCATTGCAACACCTGGCGGTGGCTCTTTAGTTAAATTCAACTGCGATCTGAACCCGTGGCGCTTCAAGGGACAGGCTGCATTTCGCATTGCCATACCCGATTCCATTATTAAGCTGCAACGGCGAGAACACTTTCGCACCAAAATTCCTGAGAATCAGCCCTTCTATTGCCAGTTTCAAACCACGGGCAGCAAAGCCTCACGCTTTGTGATCTGTGATTTATCCATAGGCGGGCTCTCTTGCTGGGTTCCGGCTGATTTTGCACAAGAGCTACAAATAGCTCAGCAACATAAAATCATCATAGAACTTGGCCATACTGGCTCCGCCAGCACCTTGGTTGAGGTTTGCAGCCTGCGCCAATTTGAAGAAATATCAGCCCACCACAATGTTTTGCTGCTGGGCATGCACTTTATTGCCCTTGATCACCCGCTCGAAGCCAAATTACAAAAACTGCTTTCCCAGCTCGAAATGGCGCAACGCACGGTGCGCTAAGCTAAAGCACTGCAGCCACGGAGAAAACGGATGCCCAAACACCTTTCAAACAGCACTTGCAAAGGTATATTCCGCTGTAAACCGAAGAAATCAGCAAAGCCGCCCCATTTGGCCCATCAAGAAGGTTGACCATCCTAGCTAAGATCGGCAAAAATCGGGGTAGATCCCTCACCTCACGGAGCAATATGGGCTTTTACTCCAACCCACAGCGATGGCGTCGCTCTTAATTTGCACAAGCAGCCTGCAGAGCCAGCTGCCCGCCCTTTTGCTTACAAATTTCTGCGTCATGTCACCGAAACCCAGTTTGGAGTCTATCCATGTTGTCGATTACCGAATTTAATACCCTCAAAGAGCAAGGCTATAACCGCATTCCGCTGACACTCGAGCTGTTTGCCGATTTAGATACGCCCTTATCTGTGTATCTGAAACTGGCCAACCAGCCTTACACCTATCTTTTAGAATCTGTTGTAGGTGGCGAGCGGTTTGGCCGATATTCCTTTATTGGCTTGCCCGCCCGCACCCGCTTAAAAGTGCAAGGCAATCTGACCGAAGTTATCTGTAATAACGAGGTGATTGAAACCCATCAGGGCAATCCGCTGGATTTTATTGAAAGCTTTCAACAGCGCTACCGTGCCCCAGCCAATAAAATGCTGCCGCGCTTTTTGGGCGGCTTAGTCGGCTATTTTGGCTATGAAACCATCGCTTACATCGAGAAAAAACTCGCCAATCACCCCAAGCCGGATGAAATTGGTGCGCCTGATATTCAGCTTTTACTCTCTGAAGAATTAGTCGTAGTCGATAATTTGTCAGGCAAGTTGTTCCTGGTGGTTTACGCCAATACCGAACAAAACAATGCTTACCAGACCGCCGCCGACCGCATTCATACCCTGCGTATGGCATTACGCGAACCTGCCAAAATTCCCCTACAAGGCCGGGCACCCAGCATTAGCCAGATGACATCAGGCTTTGGTGAGGATGCGTTTAAAGCCGCAGTACTTAAAGCCAAAGATTACATTATTGATGGCGACATCATGCAGGTGGTGCTTTCGCAGCGAATGAGCCTGCCCTTTGAAGAATCACCGATTTCGCTTTACCGCGCGCTGCGCTCCTTAAACCCATCGCCATATATGTTTTTCTACCATTTTGGTGACTTTCATATTGTGGGCGCATCACCAGAGATCTTGGTGCGCCTTGAAGACGATACCGTCACAGTACGCCCGATTGCAGGCACACGGCCACGCGGCAAAACCCGCTTGGAAGACGAAGCACTCGCCGCCGAACTTTTAGCCGATCCAAAAGAAATTGCCGAGCATATTATGCTGATGGATTTAGGCCGCAACGATGCGGGCCGTGTGGCACAAACCGGCAGCGTAGCGGTAACTGATAAAATGGTGATCGAGCGTTATTCTCACGTCATGCATATTGTGTCCAGCGTGGAAGCCAAACTTAAACCCGGCATGAGCAATATTGATGTTCTCAAAGCCACCTTCCCTGCGGGCACCGTTTCCGGCGCACCCAAGGTACGAGCGATGGAAATCATTGCCGAGCTGGAGCCGGTAAAGCGCGGCATTTACTCCGGCGCTGTTGGCTATTTGGGCTTTAATGGCGATATGGATGTCGCCATCGCCCTGCGTACTGCGGTTGTGAAAGACAAAGTACTGTATATGCAAGCCGGAGCCGGCATCGTGGCTGACTCGGTACCAGAGAGCGAATGGCAGGAAACCTTAAACAAAGCGCGCGCAGTCTTACGTGCGGCAGAGTTAGTACAGGATGGTTTGGACGCGTAATCAAGCCCCCCCCCCGAAGCTTAGAAATAGGCCTGGGGCATCATGGCGTATTCATCCCTCATCCAAACAAGCGAGTAATATGTACTTCATCCTTTTCGCCCTGAGCATGGTCCTGCTTTTAATGTGGCACCGACTCAGAAAAGCAGCCCGTGCGGATTATATTCGCAGCTATATGTTCCCGCCCGGCCTACTCGATAAGCTGCACAAAGTCAGGCCAGAGCTTAATCTCAAAGACCGGCAGCTGGTGGCACACGCCCTCAGGCAGTTTTTTCAGGTTTATCATCAAAGCGGCTATCGCCACATCGCCATGCCATCGCAAGTAGTCGACGATCTCTGGCATGAATTTATTCTTTACACCAAAAACTATCAGGCCTTTTGCAAGAAAGCCTTTGGCCGCTATTTGCATCACACCCCCGCCAGCGCGCTCAGCCCTCTGCTGCGAAATAACGATGGCTTACGTACTTGCTGGCGCTATGCCTGCCTTGAAGAAAACATCAACCCCAAACACCCAACCCGCCTACCTTTGCTCTTTGCCTTAGATGCTAAATGGAACTTAGCCAATGGCTTTTATTACACGCCCGACTGCAGCCAGCTTGCCGCAAGCAGCATCGGCACCGTGCATTGCGGCGCAGGGTTTTATTCATCCGATCTCAGCAGTGAATTCACTAGCAGCAGCGATTTTGGCAACAGCTCGGATTCTTCAGGTGGATCAGACAGCAGCGGGGATAGTGGCGGATGCAGCGGGGGGTGTAGCGGCGGATGCGGGGGTGGTGGTGGCGGTGATTAAATACAATGACCGTCCCGATAAAAGTGGCCGGCAACATAAGAAACATTAAACCCACTGTAATTACACAATCAGCCTGAAAGCTTGTTTTCACAGCAAAACTTAAAAGCTTTTTAAAGCACAAACCCAATGTAATCGAAAGCCAGCGACAATATTACCGTTTTTCCTCCTGGAAAAAACACCTTATGTAGTTTATGAATAAGGACGCTCATTGCTCACAAGAGCATGTAATGCCACTGAAATATCAGACATGCTGACATGGGCTAAATTGCAGCTTTAATCTACATTCAGCCGTTTCATCCAAGGAGCTCCATTTATGAAAAAGCTTATTATCGCAATTGCAGCATCGTGTATTGCTTTAACTTCTGTCGCCTCATTTGCTGAAGGGCTGATGAACAAAGACGGCATGACCTTACAAAAGAAAGAAACAAAGAAACATAAAGCACGGAAAGACGCTAAGAAACACGCAGCAGA from the Iodobacter fluviatilis genome contains:
- a CDS encoding ABC transporter ATP-binding protein, giving the protein MYPVILKQVSKHYRMGSVDVPALQEVNLVIYPNRFTVIAGQSGSGKSTLLNLIGCIDRADKGEVIVAGQYIAQLPDDALADFRARHLGFIFQNFNLLPVLSAFENIEYPLRMLNMPATKRKARVMDLLDAVGLADKAQHRPGQLSGGQRQRVAIARALAPAPQLVLADEPTANLDSQTGKAILQLMRRMQLEHQVSFVFSSHDPQVLAEADDAIMIRDGRVVSIEQFDRSAARKQEVLA
- a CDS encoding flagellar brake protein, yielding MNFKTTLKSLMNEVDELESFRKADRREILSIFSMLQKHGDALNLFLNNGDELILSHLLEINQAENTCCLLNPQADIPVCEAIAIATPGGGSLVKFNCDLNPWRFKGQAAFRIAIPDSIIKLQRREHFRTKIPENQPFYCQFQTTGSKASRFVICDLSIGGLSCWVPADFAQELQIAQQHKIIIELGHTGSASTLVEVCSLRQFEEISAHHNVLLLGMHFIALDHPLEAKLQKLLSQLEMAQRTVR
- the trpE gene encoding anthranilate synthase component I → MLSITEFNTLKEQGYNRIPLTLELFADLDTPLSVYLKLANQPYTYLLESVVGGERFGRYSFIGLPARTRLKVQGNLTEVICNNEVIETHQGNPLDFIESFQQRYRAPANKMLPRFLGGLVGYFGYETIAYIEKKLANHPKPDEIGAPDIQLLLSEELVVVDNLSGKLFLVVYANTEQNNAYQTAADRIHTLRMALREPAKIPLQGRAPSISQMTSGFGEDAFKAAVLKAKDYIIDGDIMQVVLSQRMSLPFEESPISLYRALRSLNPSPYMFFYHFGDFHIVGASPEILVRLEDDTVTVRPIAGTRPRGKTRLEDEALAAELLADPKEIAEHIMLMDLGRNDAGRVAQTGSVAVTDKMVIERYSHVMHIVSSVEAKLKPGMSNIDVLKATFPAGTVSGAPKVRAMEIIAELEPVKRGIYSGAVGYLGFNGDMDVAIALRTAVVKDKVLYMQAGAGIVADSVPESEWQETLNKARAVLRAAELVQDGLDA
- a CDS encoding glycine-rich domain-containing protein codes for the protein MYFILFALSMVLLLMWHRLRKAARADYIRSYMFPPGLLDKLHKVRPELNLKDRQLVAHALRQFFQVYHQSGYRHIAMPSQVVDDLWHEFILYTKNYQAFCKKAFGRYLHHTPASALSPLLRNNDGLRTCWRYACLEENINPKHPTRLPLLFALDAKWNLANGFYYTPDCSQLAASSIGTVHCGAGFYSSDLSSEFTSSSDFGNSSDSSGGSDSSGDSGGCSGGCSGGCGGGGGGD